The following are from one region of the Geothermobacter ehrlichii genome:
- a CDS encoding ExeA family protein, producing the protein MYKEFYGLSERPFSKTPDPRFLYLSRGHREALARLLYAVEERDLILLTGEIGCGKTTLSRALIDELDENHQVILFINPRLTPMEFLRILATRLGVKKPARTKADLLGQIERELYRCHEAGRCPVLVIDEAQLVPHKELFDEIRLLTNFQLDDQNMICVVLMGQPELRQRLKHRAYEALRQRIGLQYNLTPLDREETAAYLRYRLEVAGGFPELFDADAVDMIHEYSGGIPRKINHIASLALLEGFGREAGTIDREVMLAVRQELDAAI; encoded by the coding sequence ATGTATAAGGAGTTTTACGGATTATCGGAACGTCCGTTCAGCAAGACGCCCGATCCGCGCTTCCTCTATCTGAGTCGCGGGCACCGGGAGGCTCTGGCTCGTTTGCTCTATGCCGTCGAAGAGCGGGATCTGATCCTGCTGACCGGCGAGATCGGCTGCGGCAAGACCACCCTGTCGCGTGCCCTGATCGACGAGCTGGACGAGAATCACCAGGTCATCCTGTTCATCAATCCCAGGCTGACGCCGATGGAGTTTCTCCGCATCCTCGCCACACGCCTGGGGGTGAAGAAGCCGGCCCGGACCAAGGCCGATCTTCTGGGGCAGATCGAAAGGGAACTCTACCGGTGTCACGAGGCGGGTCGCTGCCCCGTTCTGGTGATCGACGAGGCGCAGCTGGTGCCGCACAAGGAGCTGTTCGACGAGATCAGGCTGCTGACCAATTTCCAGCTCGATGACCAGAACATGATCTGCGTCGTGCTGATGGGACAGCCGGAACTGCGCCAGCGCCTGAAGCATCGGGCCTATGAAGCCCTGCGGCAAAGGATCGGACTGCAGTACAACCTGACGCCCCTCGACCGGGAGGAGACGGCCGCCTATCTGCGCTACCGCCTCGAGGTGGCGGGAGGGTTCCCCGAGCTGTTTGATGCCGACGCCGTCGACATGATCCATGAATATTCCGGCGGCATACCGCGCAAGATCAACCATATCGCCTCTCTGGCCCTGCTCGAGGGATTCGGCCGTGAAGCCGGAACCATTGACCGTGAGGTCATGCTCGCGGTCAGGCAGGAGCTGGATGCGGCCATTTAA
- a CDS encoding chemotaxis protein CheW gives MDLVEIRKKAKKKKQATSGRKTAKERSEIPATDVAPVGGPSDTADAGKPEATPAVVDDGGAAGADHPSTASAPLSPASTPEPDTPAAASGQDMLDRLFSAQNDFSLATEEAYLKAFEGTNAEETGPRARWLAFVLGREHYAVSIDHVREIIKPREVTDIPRVPDYLLGVISLRGVIVPIFDLCRRLRLGESGLSEHTRIIVCELGDRVAGLLVDSISQVVDMSEEHIEPPPAILTGLDREMVEGVGRVQGRMIILLNLEQVLNIEAETA, from the coding sequence ATGGATCTGGTCGAAATTCGCAAGAAGGCCAAGAAAAAGAAACAGGCGACATCAGGCAGGAAGACGGCAAAAGAGCGTTCCGAAATTCCTGCCACCGATGTCGCGCCAGTCGGCGGGCCGTCTGACACTGCTGATGCCGGCAAGCCGGAGGCCACCCCTGCTGTTGTCGACGACGGGGGGGCGGCCGGGGCCGATCATCCGTCCACAGCATCGGCACCGCTATCACCGGCGTCGACGCCCGAACCTGATACGCCGGCCGCCGCGAGCGGTCAGGACATGCTCGATCGGCTGTTCAGCGCGCAGAACGATTTCTCCCTGGCGACCGAGGAAGCCTACCTCAAGGCTTTCGAGGGGACGAACGCCGAGGAAACGGGTCCCAGAGCCCGCTGGCTCGCTTTCGTTCTCGGCCGGGAGCACTACGCGGTCAGCATCGATCATGTCAGGGAGATCATCAAGCCGCGGGAGGTGACCGACATTCCCCGGGTTCCGGACTACCTGCTCGGGGTCATTTCGCTGCGCGGTGTCATCGTTCCCATTTTCGATCTCTGCCGGCGGTTGCGGCTGGGAGAGAGCGGGCTGAGCGAGCATACGCGCATCATTGTCTGCGAACTGGGAGATCGCGTCGCCGGACTGCTGGTCGACAGCATTTCCCAGGTGGTTGATATGAGCGAAGAGCATATTGAGCCGCCACCGGCCATTCTGACCGGTCTTGACCGGGAAATGGTGGAGGGGGTCGGGCGCGTTCAGGGCCGGATGATCATCCTGCTCAATCTTGAACAGGTCCTGAACATCGAAGCGGAGACGGCATGA
- a CDS encoding response regulator — protein sequence MDRKKILIVEDEESLLKLESILLTSKGYDVQGVSNGAAALRVIDEEPPDLVLLDIMLPEMDGFEVCRRIKQNEATRHIPVIMLTAKKSREDMARGEEVGADWYITKPFKSAMVIETIQRFLAR from the coding sequence GTGGACAGAAAAAAAATCCTGATCGTCGAAGATGAAGAGAGCCTGCTGAAGCTCGAGAGCATCCTCCTCACCTCCAAGGGCTACGACGTCCAGGGGGTTTCCAACGGGGCGGCGGCTCTGCGGGTGATTGATGAAGAGCCGCCGGATCTGGTGCTGCTCGACATCATGCTGCCCGAAATGGACGGTTTCGAGGTCTGCAGGCGGATCAAGCAGAACGAAGCGACCAGGCACATTCCCGTGATCATGCTGACCGCGAAAAAGAGCCGGGAAGACATGGCCCGGGGCGAAGAGGTCGGTGCCGACTGGTATATCACCAAGCCGTTCAAGTCTGCCATGGTCATCGAAACCATCCAGAGGTTTCTCGCAAGGTGA
- a CDS encoding chemotaxis protein CheW translates to MHRDQSEERHTGGRVEVQLACFRVGHLYYGLDIMRIREVIRPMKITPIPKSPAFVEGVINLRGAVIPVVDMRRRFDLEIPPDGRKTRIMICAVSGRVIGLKVDEVAEVRSYGRGDIQPAPHYIKGPEAEFFLGVCRRDDDLVMILDLEKILSSEEKIDLETLGAEAESTV, encoded by the coding sequence ATGCACAGGGATCAATCCGAAGAACGCCATACCGGTGGCCGTGTCGAGGTCCAGCTTGCCTGCTTTCGGGTGGGGCACCTTTACTACGGGCTGGACATCATGCGCATCAGGGAGGTGATCCGGCCGATGAAGATCACCCCGATACCGAAATCGCCGGCTTTTGTCGAAGGCGTGATCAACCTGCGCGGTGCCGTCATTCCGGTTGTCGACATGCGCCGGCGCTTCGATCTCGAAATTCCTCCCGATGGCCGCAAGACCCGCATCATGATCTGTGCCGTGTCCGGCCGGGTCATCGGGCTGAAAGTCGACGAGGTCGCCGAGGTTCGCTCCTATGGCCGCGGCGACATTCAGCCGGCTCCCCACTACATCAAGGGGCCGGAAGCGGAATTCTTTCTCGGCGTATGCCGCCGTGATGATGATCTGGTAATGATACTCGATCTGGAAAAGATCCTTTCCTCGGAAGAAAAGATAGATCTTGAAACACTGGGCGCCGAAGCCGAATCGACCGTCTGA